The proteins below come from a single Harpia harpyja isolate bHarHar1 chromosome 2, bHarHar1 primary haplotype, whole genome shotgun sequence genomic window:
- the PARM1 gene encoding prostate androgen-regulated mucin-like protein 1: MGCCCRLLLALLLLPAGLGDDSTALPLAPASPPFPSEGTPAGPGSRDAAVPVPAPGQTSLPTSTGPAGDGVSSRPAEGDGRNATAAAALSPPPSSVTVSTVTIAESSSVASNPSSVPPTLETAPGLRTANTASLARGTMDLGAAPSPTGIPASSSSSSLATSHLYSSPATVLSPTPVLMSPGTTQPPTLTKDVPSLGTLAMASSLAAEPTSPPVTVTSPTAADAVATDKTTLSTGVTMEEVPRALSAGSIVAITVTVIVVVVLVFGAAAYLKIRHSSYGRLLDDHDYGSWGNYNNPLYDDS; encoded by the exons GACTGGGGGATGACTCCACAGCATTGCCCCTCGCCCCTGccagccctcccttcccctcGGAGGGGACCCCAGCGGGGCCGGGCTCCAGGGATGCGGCTGTCCCCGTGCCAGCTCCTGGCCAGACCTCGCTGCCCACGTCCACGGGACCTGCCGGAGACGGGGTGTCCTCCAGGCCGGCGGAGGGGGATGGCCGCAATGCCACCGCCGCGGCGGCACtgtcccctcctccttcctccgtCACTGTGAGCACCGTCACCATAGCAGAGAGCTCATCCGTAGCCTCCAACCCCAGCTCGGTGCCACCAACCTTGGAGACAGCCCCAGGTCTTCGGACAGCAAATACTGCCAGCTTGGCAAGAGGCACGATGGATTTgggggcagctcccagccccacggGTATacctgcatcctcctcctcctcctccctcgccACCAGCCACCTGTACTCGTCCCCCGCGACAGTCTTGTCCCCAACGCCTGTCCTCATGAGCCCTGGCACCACACAGCCACCGACGCTGACCAAGGATGTCCCTTCGCTGGGGACGCTGGCCATGGCATCGAGCCTGGCCGCGGAGCCAACGTCCCCACCAGTGACTGTGACAAGCCCCACCGCAGCCGATGCCGTCGCCACTGACAAAACCACCCTTTCCACCGGAGTCACGATGGAAGAGGTCCCGCGCGCCTTGAGCGCAG GGAGCATCGTGGCCATAACCGTGACGGTCAtcgtggtggtggtgctggtttTCGGGGCAGCGGCGTATCTCAAGATCAG GCACTCCTCCTACGGCAGGCTTTTGGATGACCACGACTATGGCTCCTGGGGCAACTACAACAACCCTCTCTATGACGACTCCTAG